The following proteins are co-located in the Bacteroidia bacterium genome:
- a CDS encoding glycosyltransferase family 2 protein, with translation MNEIKLSVVIIAFNEEINIERCLSSVKDIADDIVVVDSFSTDKTEEICSKYEARFISHKFDGHIEQKNWAITQALYPHILSLDADEALDENLKKNISDAKKNWQFDGYEMNRLTNYCGKWIRHCGWYPDKKMRLWDSRKGKWGGTNPHDKYEMENKNSRLGFLQGDILHYSFYTIEDHIKQINYFSDIASKALYIKGNKANFTTIYFNPIAKFISSYFIRLGFLDGYYGFVISKISAKHTYLKYKKLQLLGK, from the coding sequence ATGAACGAAATAAAATTATCCGTTGTTATCATTGCCTTTAACGAAGAAATAAATATCGAAAGATGTTTGTCGTCCGTGAAAGATATTGCCGATGATATTGTAGTGGTGGACTCTTTTTCAACTGATAAAACGGAAGAAATTTGTAGCAAATACGAGGCGCGATTTATCTCTCATAAATTTGATGGGCACATCGAACAAAAAAATTGGGCGATTACGCAAGCGCTTTATCCACATATTTTATCATTAGATGCCGATGAAGCATTAGACGAAAATTTGAAAAAAAATATTTCGGATGCTAAAAAGAATTGGCAGTTTGATGGTTATGAAATGAATCGTTTGACTAATTATTGCGGGAAGTGGATTAGGCATTGCGGCTGGTATCCAGATAAAAAAATGCGTTTGTGGGATAGTCGGAAAGGCAAATGGGGCGGCACAAATCCACACGATAAATATGAAATGGAAAATAAAAATTCAAGACTTGGATTTTTGCAAGGCGATATTTTACATTATAGTTTCTACACGATTGAAGATCATATCAAACAAATAAATTATTTCAGCGATATTGCCTCAAAAGCCTTATATATCAAAGGAAACAAAGCCAATTTCACAACTATTTATTTCAATCCGATTGCAAAATTTATCAGTAGTTATTTTATTCGTTTAGGATTTTTGGATGGTTATTACGGATTTGTCATCAGTAAAATTTCAGCCAAACACACGTATTTGAAATATAAAAAATTGCAATTACTTGGAAAGTAA
- the meaB gene encoding methylmalonyl Co-A mutase-associated GTPase MeaB, translating to MEAIQQLIKSFKAGDAKALARCITIVENELEGHSEILASLTFTKNTPLIGITGPPGAGKSTLVNAVISKLSEQKKKIGIVAIDPTSPFNYGSLLGDRLRMSEHFTDENIFIRSLATRGSLGGLSAKTIEITDVMRAFGFDYVFVETVGVGQSEVEIAGLADTTVLVLVPESGDDIQTSKSGIMEIADIFVVNKSDREGADIFMKNLKQSVVSKSDWHIPILKTIASQNIGIIELVTAIEQHFKIGITNEKKIFLLAEKAYKLIQYERMKTVSKKELQNKISVKIKFPDFNLYCFVKDFFAE from the coding sequence ATGGAAGCCATTCAACAATTGATAAAATCTTTTAAAGCGGGCGATGCGAAAGCGTTGGCGCGTTGCATCACCATTGTTGAAAACGAATTAGAAGGACATTCGGAAATTTTAGCATCGCTAACGTTTACTAAAAATACACCTTTGATTGGCATTACTGGTCCACCAGGTGCAGGGAAAAGCACTCTCGTAAATGCGGTGATTTCGAAATTATCAGAACAAAAAAAGAAAATCGGAATTGTTGCCATTGATCCTACATCGCCTTTTAATTACGGTTCTTTACTCGGAGATCGCCTACGAATGAGCGAACATTTTACGGATGAAAATATTTTTATTCGTTCGCTTGCTACGCGCGGATCGCTCGGTGGGTTGTCTGCTAAAACCATAGAAATTACAGATGTGATGCGTGCTTTCGGTTTTGATTATGTGTTTGTGGAAACGGTGGGCGTGGGACAATCGGAAGTAGAGATTGCGGGTTTGGCGGACACGACGGTGCTTGTGTTGGTTCCAGAATCGGGCGATGATATACAAACCAGTAAATCTGGAATTATGGAGATTGCTGATATTTTTGTAGTGAATAAATCCGACAGAGAAGGCGCAGATATTTTTATGAAAAACCTGAAGCAATCTGTTGTTTCTAAAAGCGATTGGCACATTCCGATTTTAAAAACGATTGCTTCTCAAAATATTGGAATTATTGAGCTTGTAACTGCAATTGAGCAACATTTTAAAATAGGAATTACCAACGAAAAAAAAATATTTTTGTTAGCTGAGAAAGCCTATAAATTGATACAATACGAGCGGATGAAAACGGTTTCTAAAAAAGAATTGCAAAATAAAATTTCTGTAAAAATAAAATTTCCTGATTTTAATTTGTATTGTTTTGTGAAGGATTTTTTCGCAGAATAA
- the yidD gene encoding membrane protein insertion efficiency factor YidD codes for MNKMMSAFFIVLIKFYQNAISPHLTPSCRYTPSCSQYGIEAIKKYGAGKGGYLTLKRILSCHPWGGHGHDPVP; via the coding sequence ATGAATAAAATGATGAGCGCTTTTTTTATTGTTTTGATAAAATTTTATCAAAATGCGATTTCGCCTCATTTAACGCCTTCGTGCAGATACACGCCTTCTTGCTCGCAGTATGGCATTGAAGCTATAAAAAAATACGGCGCCGGAAAAGGCGGATATTTAACGTTGAAAAGAATTTTGTCGTGCCATCCTTGGGGCGGTCACGGACACGATCCGGTTCCTTGA
- a CDS encoding O-antigen ligase family protein gives MKINLPRSYHSAIYFFGLAILVIGLPLSMFLMSLAQIVLLLNWLWEGHLKEKICKFWNNKAAVIIASVFILHLIGLLYTSDFDYGLEDIRKKIPLFLLPLILSSSEKISLKKLHWILHIFIAAVLCSTFISMSVFFGYIPTDPPQTVIVDVRDISIFIAAIRLALLICICIFTLAYYIYTEKSTSKKYFFALLILWFIIFMIILESITGLLVLFLVSFILLIYLAWKQHKRIFFALMILLPIIVFAYAAMRIHQYDKMPPKINFSTLEKKTSQRNLYFNDSTSTLSENGHFVMMYICWNELETSWNRRSTIKFDQKDLKGNDIKYTLIRFLTSKNERKDAVGVNTLSDAEIFSIQKGIPNYKYQHLGNLNARLYQLLGDIHTFENNENPSGHSVSQRLSYWKAAIGIIQRNPLIGVGTGDVKNAFAAEYIREKSPLKVEERLRSHNQFLAIGVAFGIIGFAWFVLSLVYPLLREKGFSNYFYITFFLIALLSMFSEDTLETQAGATFFAFFNAFFLFNNFSFKNEKIDE, from the coding sequence ATGAAGATAAATTTGCCTCGCTCATACCATTCTGCTATTTATTTTTTCGGCTTGGCAATTTTGGTAATTGGTTTGCCTTTGTCCATGTTTTTAATGAGTTTGGCGCAAATTGTTTTACTCCTCAATTGGTTGTGGGAAGGACATCTGAAAGAAAAAATTTGCAAATTTTGGAACAATAAGGCTGCTGTAATTATTGCTTCTGTATTTATTTTACATTTGATTGGATTGCTCTACACGAGCGATTTTGATTACGGTTTAGAAGATATCCGAAAAAAAATCCCACTGTTTTTACTTCCTTTGATACTTTCTTCTTCTGAAAAAATTTCGCTTAAAAAATTGCATTGGATTTTACATATTTTTATTGCTGCCGTACTGTGTTCCACTTTTATTTCGATGTCCGTATTTTTTGGATACATTCCTACAGATCCGCCACAAACCGTGATTGTAGACGTGCGCGACATATCTATTTTTATTGCTGCGATACGTTTGGCATTGTTAATTTGCATCTGCATTTTTACTTTGGCATATTACATTTACACGGAAAAAAGTACGTCGAAAAAATATTTTTTTGCGCTCCTTATTTTATGGTTTATTATTTTTATGATTATTCTGGAATCCATTACTGGCTTGCTGGTTCTGTTTCTCGTTAGTTTTATTTTATTGATTTATTTGGCGTGGAAACAGCATAAAAGAATATTTTTCGCACTAATGATTTTGTTGCCGATAATTGTTTTTGCGTATGCCGCGATGAGGATTCATCAATACGATAAAATGCCTCCGAAAATTAATTTTTCAACGCTTGAAAAAAAAACGTCGCAACGCAATTTATATTTCAACGACAGCACCAGCACACTTTCCGAAAACGGGCATTTTGTGATGATGTATATTTGTTGGAATGAGTTGGAAACCTCTTGGAATAGGCGAAGCACTATTAAATTTGATCAAAAAGATTTAAAAGGAAACGATATTAAATACACCTTGATTCGTTTCCTCACATCTAAAAATGAACGCAAAGATGCAGTGGGCGTAAATACATTAAGTGACGCTGAAATTTTTTCCATCCAAAAAGGAATTCCAAATTATAAGTATCAACACTTGGGAAATCTAAATGCGCGGTTGTATCAATTGTTGGGCGATATTCATACGTTTGAAAACAATGAAAACCCTTCTGGACATTCAGTTTCGCAACGCTTGTCGTATTGGAAAGCCGCCATTGGTATTATTCAACGTAATCCGCTGATTGGTGTTGGAACGGGCGATGTAAAAAATGCGTTTGCTGCCGAATATATTCGTGAAAAATCGCCTCTTAAGGTAGAAGAGCGGTTGCGTTCACACAATCAATTTCTGGCTATTGGCGTGGCTTTTGGGATTATTGGTTTCGCGTGGTTTGTTCTTTCTCTTGTATATCCACTGTTGCGGGAAAAAGGATTTTCTAATTATTTTTATATCACTTTTTTTCTGATTGCTTTGCTTTCTATGTTTAGTGAAGATACACTTGAAACACAAGCTGGAGCTACTTTTTTCGCATTCTTTAATGCCTTTTTTCTCTTCAATAATTTCTCCTTTAAAAACGAAAAAATAGACGAATGA
- a CDS encoding glycosyltransferase, whose amino-acid sequence MKILEVNTEKSWRGGERQTFYNMKGFRDAGLEVDVLCRKKYPLSHISKKNDFNTYQVKSFFQTILFLLFYGNDYDLIHAQTAKAQFAAVLSKFIHRKPVVYTRRVDFVPSGFFTKMKYRFTNKLIAISNPVKTILENFGMENVSVISDALEISPIDKERAEKFIFENSWKDKKIIGTIAALVPHKDPITMVNAIYELSLLRNDFVFLHFGEGVLEKKVEAEIEKLGLEKIFFLNGFTEDVTDYFSVFDVFAMSSEEEGLGSSVLDAFIYKVSVASTNAGGLNELISGRGLVSEKKDAKMLAKNISELLDNQNLKNELTEKAFLYASERHSIPAITAEYISVFEKLLSK is encoded by the coding sequence ATGAAAATCCTTGAAGTAAATACCGAAAAATCATGGCGAGGAGGAGAGCGTCAAACTTTTTATAACATGAAAGGCTTTCGTGATGCAGGATTAGAGGTAGATGTGTTGTGTCGAAAAAAATATCCGTTGTCTCATATTTCCAAAAAAAATGATTTTAATACGTACCAAGTAAAATCATTTTTTCAAACAATTTTATTTTTACTTTTTTACGGAAATGATTACGATCTGATTCACGCACAAACTGCCAAAGCTCAGTTTGCAGCGGTTCTTTCAAAATTTATTCATCGCAAGCCAGTCGTTTATACACGCAGAGTTGATTTTGTTCCGAGTGGATTTTTTACGAAAATGAAATACCGTTTTACAAATAAATTAATTGCTATTTCCAATCCAGTGAAAACTATTTTGGAAAATTTTGGAATGGAAAATGTTTCCGTGATTAGCGATGCGTTAGAAATTTCACCCATTGATAAAGAGCGTGCTGAAAAATTTATTTTTGAAAATTCTTGGAAGGATAAAAAAATTATTGGAACTATTGCTGCGCTTGTTCCGCACAAAGATCCGATTACGATGGTGAATGCCATTTATGAACTTTCCTTACTTCGAAACGATTTTGTTTTTTTGCACTTTGGAGAAGGAGTTTTGGAAAAAAAGGTGGAAGCTGAAATCGAAAAACTAGGTCTCGAAAAAATATTTTTTCTGAATGGATTTACAGAAGATGTTACAGATTATTTTTCTGTGTTTGATGTTTTTGCGATGAGCTCTGAAGAAGAAGGTTTGGGTAGTAGCGTTTTGGATGCCTTTATTTACAAGGTTTCGGTGGCAAGTACAAATGCTGGAGGATTAAACGAATTGATTTCTGGAAGAGGGTTGGTTTCAGAAAAGAAAGATGCAAAAATGCTCGCAAAAAATATTTCGGAGCTGCTCGATAATCAAAATTTGAAAAATGAATTGACTGAAAAAGCTTTTCTTTATGCTTCTGAAAGACATTCCATTCCCGCCATTACTGCCGAATATATAAGTGTTTTCGAAAAATTACTTTCCAAGTAA
- a CDS encoding Omp28-related outer membrane protein, with the protein MKKILIFGCIASLFLLASCDKVNNPYKPQSTKTITGNNAVRKVLVEDYTGHLCGNCPTAGAESETLRQLYGNQVVCMELNVSASFAGPCPSPNPLPTGAPTGAYSVDYRSAVGTTYDNFFGISNNGLPQGMIDRFTVSGSKGLPTTAWATVVDSLTKAPILANITVTNTYNTSTRMLNTSLSSQFVSALSGTNTYKLVVLLVQDSIFDWQEDYATNPSDIPNYSKRFTLRDVINNAWGDTLATGNVSAGTTVVKSYTNYHINPAWNAATCHVISFIYETSDNFVLQAEDDRVE; encoded by the coding sequence ATGAAAAAAATACTGATTTTTGGATGCATCGCGAGTTTATTTTTACTCGCTTCCTGCGATAAAGTAAACAATCCGTATAAACCACAAAGCACTAAAACAATTACTGGGAATAATGCCGTGCGTAAAGTGTTGGTGGAAGATTATACCGGACATCTTTGTGGAAATTGCCCAACAGCTGGAGCAGAATCGGAAACATTGCGCCAATTGTATGGGAATCAAGTGGTGTGTATGGAATTAAATGTAAGTGCTTCTTTTGCTGGACCTTGTCCATCGCCAAACCCTTTACCAACAGGGGCTCCAACAGGGGCGTACAGTGTTGATTACCGCTCGGCTGTTGGTACTACTTACGATAATTTTTTTGGGATTTCAAATAATGGATTACCACAAGGTATGATTGATCGCTTTACAGTTAGTGGAAGCAAAGGGTTGCCTACTACTGCTTGGGCAACGGTGGTTGATAGTTTAACAAAAGCGCCGATATTGGCAAACATCACCGTTACCAATACGTATAATACTTCCACAAGAATGTTAAACACCAGCCTTTCATCTCAATTTGTATCTGCTTTAAGCGGAACAAATACCTATAAATTGGTTGTATTATTGGTTCAGGATAGTATTTTTGATTGGCAAGAAGATTATGCCACAAACCCGAGTGATATTCCCAATTATTCAAAACGTTTTACATTACGTGATGTCATTAACAATGCTTGGGGCGATACCTTAGCAACAGGAAACGTAAGTGCTGGAACAACGGTTGTAAAAAGTTATACAAATTATCACATCAATCCAGCATGGAATGCCGCAACGTGTCATGTGATTTCGTTTATTTACGAAACCTCTGATAATTTTGTATTGCAAGCGGAGGATGATCGAGTGGAGTAA
- the gmk gene encoding guanylate kinase, which produces MNGKLIIFSAPSGAGKTTIVHHLLKVNSLLEFSVSACSRAKRGTEKNGADYYFLSVEEFKKRIENNEFIEWEEVYENHFYGTLRSEIERIWKMGKHVIFDVDVDGGLNLKKQFGAQALAIFVMPPSIASLEKRLKGRKTETPESIARRTAKAVVELEKAHLFDKILLNEHLHIAFAEAEKLVNEFLT; this is translated from the coding sequence ATGAACGGTAAATTAATTATTTTTTCAGCTCCTTCCGGTGCAGGAAAAACAACCATTGTACATCATTTATTGAAAGTAAATTCTTTGTTGGAATTTTCCGTTTCGGCTTGTAGTAGAGCCAAAAGAGGAACTGAAAAAAATGGCGCGGATTATTATTTTTTAAGTGTAGAAGAATTTAAAAAACGAATCGAAAACAATGAATTTATTGAGTGGGAAGAAGTATATGAAAATCATTTTTATGGAACACTTCGCAGTGAAATTGAGCGTATTTGGAAAATGGGCAAACACGTTATTTTTGATGTGGATGTAGACGGAGGATTGAATTTGAAAAAACAATTTGGTGCGCAAGCATTGGCTATTTTTGTGATGCCGCCTTCCATTGCCAGTTTAGAAAAACGATTGAAAGGAAGAAAAACAGAAACGCCGGAAAGTATTGCCAGACGTACTGCTAAAGCAGTTGTAGAATTAGAAAAAGCACACTTGTTTGATAAAATTTTATTGAATGAACATTTGCATATTGCCTTCGCGGAAGCAGAAAAATTAGTGAACGAATTTTTAACCTGA
- a CDS encoding YicC/YloC family endoribonuclease, with the protein MLKSMTGFGKSSIDFSEKKISVEMRSLNSKQLDLSVRMPGRYKAKETELRSELGKILDRGKVDVVIYTEEEEREKKFSVNKVLAKQYFDELKALETELDQTPQNYLSVILKMPDVLQVENSEPDESEWSSVMIAVKAAAEKLNEFRGDEGKVLAQELGKRIENILKGLKDVEEADPLRIKKIRDRIQKNISEVVVVDKIDHNRFEQEMIYYVEKIDITEEKVRLKTHCNYFTTTMQEPSCGRKLGFISQEIGREINTIGSKANDVSIQKIIVQMKDELEKIKEQSLNVL; encoded by the coding sequence ATGTTAAAATCTATGACCGGTTTTGGAAAATCAAGTATTGATTTTTCTGAAAAAAAAATTTCTGTTGAGATGCGCTCTTTAAACAGCAAACAATTAGATCTAAGCGTTCGCATGCCAGGACGATACAAGGCGAAAGAAACAGAATTACGTTCGGAATTGGGAAAAATTCTCGATCGCGGAAAAGTGGATGTCGTAATTTATACCGAAGAAGAAGAGCGCGAAAAAAAATTTTCTGTCAATAAAGTATTAGCTAAACAATATTTTGACGAGTTGAAAGCCTTGGAAACAGAGCTGGATCAAACACCTCAAAATTATTTATCGGTGATTTTAAAAATGCCAGATGTATTGCAAGTAGAAAATTCAGAGCCAGATGAAAGCGAATGGTCTTCGGTAATGATTGCCGTAAAAGCAGCAGCTGAAAAATTAAATGAATTTCGCGGAGACGAAGGAAAGGTATTGGCGCAAGAGCTCGGAAAAAGAATTGAGAATATTTTGAAAGGTCTGAAAGACGTAGAAGAAGCTGATCCTTTAAGGATAAAAAAAATCAGAGATCGAATTCAAAAAAATATTTCTGAAGTTGTTGTTGTAGATAAAATAGATCATAACCGTTTCGAACAAGAAATGATTTATTACGTTGAAAAAATTGATATCACAGAAGAAAAAGTGCGCCTAAAAACACATTGTAATTATTTTACGACAACGATGCAAGAGCCTTCTTGCGGAAGGAAACTCGGATTTATTTCCCAAGAAATTGGTCGCGAAATTAACACCATTGGCTCGAAAGCAAATGATGTAAGCATTCAAAAAATAATTGTTCAGATGAAAGATGAATTGGAAAAAATTAAAGAACAATCGCTAAACGTTTTGTAA
- a CDS encoding ribonuclease P protein component: protein MPKQTFKKQERLCSQILIEELIKTGKFFSVAPFRVVWKKAVSENNFLTQILISVPKRKFKRAVDRNHLKRLIREAYRKNKETLLLQKENTRIAFIYTSSTSLSYAEIESKILLILQRLSQENE, encoded by the coding sequence ATGCCAAAACAAACTTTCAAAAAGCAAGAACGACTTTGCAGTCAAATCCTCATCGAGGAATTGATAAAGACCGGAAAATTCTTTTCTGTAGCGCCTTTTAGAGTGGTGTGGAAAAAAGCAGTTTCGGAAAATAATTTTTTAACACAAATATTAATCAGCGTCCCGAAAAGAAAATTTAAACGTGCCGTCGATCGAAATCACTTGAAACGATTGATACGAGAAGCATATCGCAAAAACAAAGAAACACTTCTTTTACAAAAAGAAAATACGCGCATCGCATTTATTTATACCTCGAGCACGTCGCTTTCGTATGCGGAAATCGAATCGAAAATATTATTAATTTTACAACGTTTATCGCAGGAAAATGAATAA
- a CDS encoding S41 family peptidase, whose protein sequence is MKTFFHILKKFRLAIIAVSIVGYAIVSYSFADNYFEISKNLDIFSTMFRELNIYYVDSIQPGTLMKKGMDAMLASLDPYTDYIPESEIEDFRFMTTGQYGGIGALIRQKGDYIYIAEPYEGFPAQKAGLMAGDKILEIDGISVKGKSPDDIGKFLKGQPNTAIKILVERDGQQLLKTLQREEIKVSSVPYYGMVSKNTGYIQLTSFTENCADSVKNAFLQLKKNPDFKYLIFDLRGNPGGLLNEAVDMVNIFEPQGQVVVNTKGKMAEWDHSHKTLNPPTDLNTHIVVLVNGGSASAAEIVSGSIQDLDRGVILGQRTFGKGLVQQTRPLSYNAELKLTVAKYYIPSGRCIQKLDYSHRAQNGTVPDVPDSLITAFRTKDGRIVYDGGGIDPDVKFQQDQISNIELSLINKSLIFDFATQYRTQHPTIPSVADFSITDQDFNNFLDFIKDKNYDYTTKSEQTLEQLKKDTKKENYYEDITPEFTALEDKIKHDKKADLQKNKKGIMELIENEIVSRYYYQKGRQADNLKWDPEITDAVTLLNDTARYDSILTTIAKPIHSFHDQQTGLHTQK, encoded by the coding sequence ATGAAGACTTTTTTCCATATTCTAAAAAAATTTCGTTTAGCGATAATTGCTGTAAGCATTGTTGGTTATGCGATTGTTTCGTATAGTTTCGCGGATAATTATTTTGAGATTTCTAAAAATCTCGACATTTTTTCGACGATGTTTCGAGAATTAAATATTTATTACGTGGACAGTATTCAGCCCGGAACCTTGATGAAAAAAGGCATGGATGCGATGTTGGCTTCTTTGGATCCGTACACTGATTACATTCCAGAATCTGAAATTGAAGATTTTCGTTTTATGACAACGGGCCAGTACGGCGGTATTGGCGCGCTCATTCGCCAAAAAGGCGATTACATTTATATTGCGGAACCGTACGAGGGTTTTCCTGCACAAAAAGCAGGCTTGATGGCGGGAGATAAAATTTTAGAAATTGATGGCATTTCCGTGAAGGGAAAAAGTCCTGATGACATCGGGAAATTTTTGAAAGGCCAGCCGAATACGGCAATAAAAATATTGGTGGAACGAGACGGACAACAGCTTTTAAAAACGCTTCAGCGCGAAGAAATTAAAGTGAGCAGCGTGCCCTATTACGGGATGGTAAGCAAGAATACAGGTTATATTCAATTAACCAGTTTTACGGAAAACTGCGCCGATTCAGTGAAAAACGCTTTTTTACAGTTGAAAAAAAATCCGGATTTTAAATATTTAATCTTTGATTTGCGCGGAAATCCAGGCGGTTTACTCAACGAAGCCGTGGATATGGTGAATATTTTTGAACCGCAAGGACAAGTCGTTGTCAATACAAAAGGCAAAATGGCGGAATGGGATCATAGCCATAAAACACTTAATCCGCCAACGGATTTAAACACGCACATTGTAGTGCTTGTGAACGGCGGTTCCGCATCCGCAGCGGAAATTGTTTCCGGAAGTATTCAGGATTTAGACAGAGGTGTTATTCTCGGACAACGCACATTTGGTAAAGGTTTGGTGCAACAAACGCGGCCGTTGAGTTACAATGCGGAATTAAAATTAACGGTTGCAAAATATTACATTCCGAGCGGAAGATGTATTCAGAAATTAGATTATTCGCACCGTGCGCAAAATGGCACTGTGCCTGATGTTCCAGATTCTTTGATTACAGCTTTTCGTACGAAAGACGGACGAATTGTATACGACGGCGGCGGTATTGATCCGGATGTGAAATTTCAACAAGATCAAATTAGCAACATCGAACTCAGTCTGATTAATAAATCCTTAATTTTTGATTTCGCAACACAATATCGCACGCAACATCCTACCATTCCTTCGGTAGCGGATTTCTCGATTACTGATCAAGATTTCAATAATTTTTTGGATTTCATTAAAGATAAAAATTACGATTATACCACGAAAAGCGAACAAACTTTAGAACAGCTTAAAAAAGATACGAAAAAAGAAAATTATTATGAGGACATAACACCTGAATTTACGGCTTTGGAAGACAAAATAAAACACGATAAAAAAGCCGATTTACAAAAAAATAAAAAAGGTATTATGGAATTAATCGAAAACGAAATTGTATCGCGTTATTATTATCAAAAAGGACGGCAAGCAGACAATCTGAAATGGGATCCGGAAATTACGGATGCTGTTACGCTGCTAAATGATACGGCTCGCTACGACTCGATTTTAACTACCATCGCCAAACCGATTCACTCTTTTCATGATCAGCAAACAGGACTTCATACACAGAAATAA
- a CDS encoding DUF6029 family protein translates to MKKKKNVAKITLSFLLFTTCYTLQAQNNMGQIHGNFELDAQYYNPDSTIGAPPVPEKMLSNGFLNVNYTNGNISAGFRYESYLDVMQGFDSRYQGTGIPYRYFSYKMDNMEVTVGSFYEQFGTGMIFRSYEERGLGLDNAMDGVRLRYNPYKGIYIKGIIGKQREFFSEGPGLVRGADGEVNLNELIDKMANDKTHIILGGSFVSKYQVDQDPIYVLPQNVGASAGRINIIRNGLNLYGEYAYKINDPSTFNHYIYKPGQSLLVMTSYSQKGFSITLDGKRVDNMDFKSDRTQTGSVLDINYLPALTLQHTEELMSFYPYATQPNGEMGFESEVQYKIKKESLLGGHYGTDLLVNFSGANSLDTVNVNDMSTTRQGYKSDFFAIGQETYYRDLFTSVHHKFSKQFTGTAEYAYQVYNKNVIQGQVGWPTIYSNIAVVDVTYKFNSDHALRCDLEHLATKQDMHNWASLLLEYSLGSNWFVSALDEYNYGNPNPAQQIHYFIANAGYTINASRITVGYGKQRAGIFCVGGVCRNVPASNGLTLSITSSF, encoded by the coding sequence ATGTTGCAAAAATAACGCTGTCGTTTCTCCTATTTACTACCTGCTATACGCTGCAAGCCCAAAATAATATGGGACAAATACACGGGAATTTCGAATTGGATGCACAATACTATAACCCCGATTCAACTATTGGAGCGCCACCTGTTCCTGAAAAAATGTTGAGCAATGGATTCCTTAATGTGAATTATACAAACGGCAATATTTCTGCTGGATTTCGTTATGAAAGTTATTTAGATGTGATGCAAGGTTTTGATTCTCGTTATCAAGGTACAGGCATTCCGTATCGTTATTTCAGCTATAAAATGGATAACATGGAAGTTACCGTAGGCAGCTTTTACGAGCAATTTGGTACCGGAATGATTTTTAGAAGTTATGAGGAACGTGGATTGGGATTGGATAATGCAATGGATGGAGTACGTCTGCGCTACAATCCTTACAAAGGAATTTACATCAAAGGAATTATCGGGAAACAACGCGAATTTTTTAGCGAAGGTCCTGGATTGGTGAGAGGAGCAGACGGCGAAGTAAATTTAAATGAGTTGATTGATAAAATGGCGAATGATAAAACACATATTATCCTTGGTGGAAGTTTTGTTAGTAAATACCAAGTGGATCAAGATCCCATTTATGTATTACCGCAAAATGTTGGTGCAAGCGCCGGACGCATTAATATCATTCGAAATGGATTAAATTTATACGGGGAATATGCCTACAAAATAAATGATCCTTCTACGTTCAATCATTACATTTATAAACCAGGACAATCCTTGTTGGTGATGACCAGTTATTCCCAAAAAGGATTTTCTATTACACTGGACGGAAAACGCGTGGATAATATGGATTTTAAATCCGATCGTACTCAAACAGGAAGTGTGTTAGATATTAATTATTTACCAGCACTTACACTGCAACATACAGAGGAATTAATGTCGTTTTACCCTTATGCTACACAGCCAAACGGTGAAATGGGTTTCGAAAGTGAAGTGCAATATAAAATTAAAAAAGAATCCTTACTTGGCGGACATTACGGCACAGATTTACTCGTTAATTTTTCGGGCGCTAACTCCTTGGATACGGTTAATGTAAATGATATGAGCACAACGCGCCAAGGATACAAATCCGATTTTTTTGCCATCGGGCAAGAAACGTATTACCGCGATTTATTTACTTCCGTACATCATAAATTTTCCAAACAATTTACAGGAACTGCCGAATATGCCTATCAAGTTTACAATAAAAACGTAATACAAGGACAAGTTGGCTGGCCCACTATTTACTCCAACATTGCGGTGGTAGATGTAACCTATAAATTTAATTCCGATCATGCTTTGCGTTGTGATTTAGAACATTTAGCAACCAAGCAAGACATGCACAATTGGGCTTCGTTGTTGTTAGAATATAGCTTAGGTTCCAATTGGTTTGTATCTGCATTGGATGAATACAATTATGGAAATCCAAATCCGGCACAACAAATTCATTATTTCATCGCCAATGCTGGCTATACCATTAATGCCAGCCGTATTACTGTTGGTTACGGAAAACAACGTGCCGGAATTTTTTGTGTAGGCGGCGTATGCCGTAATGTACCAGCATCAAATGGTTTAACCTTAAGCATTACAAGTAGCTTTTAA